In the Pseudomonadota bacterium genome, TTGGGAGCGGGCCGTCGAAGAAGTGCTGCTGCGCAAGGTGGTTTTACGCTTTCGCAAGGGTATCGAAACGCAACGACTGGCCGAGGTCATTGTTGATGATGGTGACTATGCACAGGTTGACGCCGGTATGAAGAAGTGCTCAAACTACGCGCACGACAAGGCCCTCTTGGGGGGAGTAGCGGTGCCTGAACCTGAGGAGTTATTCGCTGACATTATGGCACTGGAAACTTGGCGGAATGATATTGAGAAAAGAAGCAAGGACACCGCGAAACGTCGAAAAGGTTGAAGCTCGTCATCTCTATGTGTTTTATAGAGGAGAGCTAACAAATGCATGGAGCGGATCGGCAGGAAACGGCACCTGCCTTCCGCTCATGCTGCTGTTGGAACCATATTATAGGAAATAAATTCATTTTCTGATTATTTCCGGCAACTATGGATACTGTGTTTGCAACATTTGTTACAACAGTTGTAACAAAAAGTAAATATTCTGTAGACCAAGGACTGGCTTTGCTTTGAGCTATGAAACCTTTTTTGCGTCCAATTTGGACGCAAAAAATAATAACTACTATGAATTATTAATTTAATGTCTACCAATAAAAACATAGAGACAAAAAACGAAATAAAAAATATAATGAAATACAAAGACATTAAAAGGTAAAGAATCGAAGACAAAACGCATAGAAGCGTTCCAACAAATGCGTGCAGCCAATCGGCCTGAAATCAGGCCTCTCGCTGACGCCAGTGTTAGGTCCAGGATTAAGACAGAGACAACGCTGGCCTATGAGAAATAGATTGAAAGAATAATTATGAAATCAGACTATCTCATAAAATTAGGTGATTCAATGAATTTTGCTGCTGGTATCCCTCAAGAGGAACAGGATAAACTATTGAAGCGGTTAAATTCAATCACTATCAGGAAAGACGAGTATTTTTTGAGGGCCGGAGAAGTCCCCCAAAGAATAGGTTTTAATGTGTCTGGCTTAATGCGCCTTTTCTATATTGACAGTAACGGGACAGAACGCATAAAGCATTTTTGCATTGAAAACACCCTAGCTATCTCGTACAGCGCATTTTTACTGAGAGAAGAATCAAAATTATATATCCAGGCAATAGAAGATACAAAACTCCTTACCATAAATTACGAAACCTACTGCGAAATCCTGGACAGCCATGCATGTTGGCAGACAGTATTAAGAAAGTTTGCTGAACTGTTGTATATCATCAAAGAAAAAAGAGAACACGAATTTTTAATGAATAGCGCGCAAGAAAGATATTTACAATTTCTGGAAGACTATCCGAATATTAAAGAGAGATTAAACAATTATCATATTGCATCATATCTTGGAATTACCCCCGAATCACTGAGTAGAATTCGCACAAATTTAAAGCAAAATTAACATACATCAATGACTGCAAATCTAACCTCCTGTATTTTGTTGTAATAGAATTTTAAAACTAACTAAATTCAGGAGGGATATGTCATGAATCACAAAATTGGTGAAGCATTAAAGAGCGGTTTGATTAATGGTATAATATGTAGCATTATTGCAGGATTACTCAATTATTTTATCTTCCCTTTCCCCAAAAGCATAATGGATAATGTAATGGGTCATAGTATCGGCGGCTTTTTTTCTGGCTTTTTTGCGGGTCTCATTGGAGTATTGATGTATATAAAGTTTCACACTGACAATAAAAGTAGGTCTAAATTAGAATGATTGACATTACCTTGATTGTTAAGGATTAGACTGAATATTGGAGGTGAAATATGGAGTTATCAAACAAAACTATTGTGATTACAGGAGCATCAAAAGGTCTTGGCAAGGAGACTGCACTCCGTTTATGTCGTCAGAATACAAATCTAGTTCTTGTAGCGCGCACCGAAAACCTACTGAAACAGACGCAAAAAGAAATTGATAATCTGACAGGCAGATCGCCATTGATTATTCCTTGCGACGTTTCAAACGAATCGGACGTAGAGCGTATGTCGGGAATAATTAAAACCAACTTTCATCATGTCGATGTCTTGATAAACAATGCCGGGATTGGGATTCATAAGATTTCGGAAGACATGTCAAGTGAAGAAATGAGGAAACAGTTTGAAGTAAATTTCTACGGTCCTGTTTATTGTATAAAGGCCTTGCTTCCGCTGCTTAAGCTCAGTGATTCCCCCTACATATTGAACATTGGTTCCTTGGTCGGTGAAATATCGTTTGCGGATAACAGTATTTATGCGGCGACGAAATCCGCGCTATCGTGTTTTTCTGATGGCCTTCGCAGTGAAATGGTAAAGTCTAATATTAGAGTAGGATTATTTTTACCAGGGCTTATGAGCACCTCGTTTCAAAACGATAGGGAACGTAAGATAAAAACTCCCTCATTTATGATCCTCGATCCCCAGAAAGTAGCTGCAAAACTTGAGAGAGTCATTCATCGAAGGAAGAAAAAGGTTTACGTGCACAAATGGATGCTTTTTCTTATGAAAATGAAAAAGTTATATGGATAATGTTTTTGAAGTGATACAATAAGATGAATAATACATAATATGATCAACCA is a window encoding:
- a CDS encoding Crp/Fnr family transcriptional regulator, with translation MKSDYLIKLGDSMNFAAGIPQEEQDKLLKRLNSITIRKDEYFLRAGEVPQRIGFNVSGLMRLFYIDSNGTERIKHFCIENTLAISYSAFLLREESKLYIQAIEDTKLLTINYETYCEILDSHACWQTVLRKFAELLYIIKEKREHEFLMNSAQERYLQFLEDYPNIKERLNNYHIASYLGITPESLSRIRTNLKQN
- a CDS encoding SDR family NAD(P)-dependent oxidoreductase, whose product is MELSNKTIVITGASKGLGKETALRLCRQNTNLVLVARTENLLKQTQKEIDNLTGRSPLIIPCDVSNESDVERMSGIIKTNFHHVDVLINNAGIGIHKISEDMSSEEMRKQFEVNFYGPVYCIKALLPLLKLSDSPYILNIGSLVGEISFADNSIYAATKSALSCFSDGLRSEMVKSNIRVGLFLPGLMSTSFQNDRERKIKTPSFMILDPQKVAAKLERVIHRRKKKVYVHKWMLFLMKMKKLYG